The following coding sequences lie in one Spinacia oleracea cultivar Varoflay chromosome 1, BTI_SOV_V1, whole genome shotgun sequence genomic window:
- the LOC110802316 gene encoding cytochrome P450 736A117, translating into MQNTKEMTTVLQFLQILCFHPLSLPFIIFLIFLYKWINKSPAGSRKLPPSPRKLPILGNLHQLGKFPHRSLHSLSKQYGEMMLIHIGSTPFLVVSSARAASEIMKTHDIIFSNRPTSNITNKIVYDGRDIVFSPYGEYWRQLRSICVLQILSNKKVQSFQKVREEEVNLVVNIIKNSEHSPVNLSEIFIMYSSNVLCMTTFGKKYAGEVGTNFKQLLKELGEVMAVFSMGDFIPWLGWIDRLTGLEARVDKVSKEFDEFLEHVLQEHLNCRTEKEENLKDFVDLLLVVQKEKAAALHMDRNSIKAIVLDMFAAGSDTTYSLLEWAMTELLRHPQVMKELQNEVKGVVHQKAMVSEDDLEKMKYLKAVIKEVLRLHPPLPMVFRESSQDVKINGYDIAAKTQVIINAWAIQRDPNYWEEPEKFRPERFLNSSVDFKGQDFQMIPFGAGRRGCPGISFASVTAEIALANLVYSFDWKSANVAEDETSEVPENPGITSNRRDPLIAIATLNSCS; encoded by the exons ATGCAGAACACTAAAGAAATGACTACTGTTCTTCAGTTCTTACAAATTCTTTGTTTTCATCCCCTCTCCCTCCCGTTCATAATCTTCTTAATCTTCCTCTACAAATGGATAAATAAAAGTCCTGCCGGAAGCAGAAAACTGCCGCCCTCCCCGAGAAAGTTGCCCATCTTAGGCAACCTTCACCAGCTTGGAAAATTCCCACACCGCTCTCTACACTCCTTGTCCAAACAATATGGAGAAATGATGTTGATTCACATCGGAAGCACTCCCTTTCTTGTTGTCTCATCTGCAAGGGCAGCTAGCGAGATCATGAAGACCCATGATATCATCTTCTCCAACAGACCTACATCAAACATTACGAACAAGATCGTCTATGATGGAAGAGATATAGTCTTTTCACCTTATGGAGAATATTGGAGGCAGCTAAGGAGCATATGTGTCCTGCAAATCTTGAGTAACAAAAAGGTTCAATCTTTCCAGAAGGTCAGAGAAGAAGAGGTCAATCTGGTGGTTAACATAATCAAGAATTCAGAACATTCCCCGGTGAATTTAAGTGAGATTTTCATTATGTATTCAAGCAATGTGTTGTGTATGACAACCTTTGGAAAGAAGTATGCTGGAGAAGTAGGTACTAATTTCAAGCAGCTTTTAAAGGAGTTAGGAGAGGTCATGGCAGTGTTCAGTATGGGAGATTTCATACCCTGGCTTGGTTGGATTGATCGACTCACTGGTCTGGAAGCTCGGGTGGACAAAGTTTCCAAAGAGTTTGATGAGTTCCTTGAGCATGTACTCCAAGAGCATCTAAATTGCAGGACTGAAAAAGAAGAGAATTTGAAGGATTTTGTTGATCTTTTGCTGgttgttcaaaaggaaaaagcaGCTGCCCTTCACATGGACAGGAACAGCATTAAAGCCATTGTATTG GATATGTTTGCTGCCGGGTCTGACACAACTTATTCACTACTAGAGTGGGCAATGACAGAGCTGTTGAGGCATCCCCAAGTGATGAAGGAACTGCAAAATGAGGTAAAAGGAGTTGTTCATCAAAAAGCAATGGTATCTGAAGATGATTTGGAAAAGATGAAGTACTTGAAAGCAGTGATCAAAGAGGTACTTAGGCTACATCCTCCGCTCCCAATGGTGTTTCGGGAATCCTCCCAGGATGTCAAAATAAATGGGTACGACATTGCTGCAAAGACACAAGTAATCATAAATGCATGGGCAATACAAAGAGACCCAAACTATTGGGAAGAGCCTGAGAAATTCCGTCCAGAGAGATTTCTGAACTCTTCAGTAGACTTTAAGGGGCAGGATTTCCAAATGATTCCCTTCGGAGCAGGCAGAAGAGGCTGCCCAGGGATATCCTTTGCTTCAGTTACTGCTGAGATAGCATTAGCAAATCTTGTTTACTCGTTTGATTGGAAATCAGCAAATGTAGCTGAAGATGAGACTTCTGAAGTGCCGGAAAACCCGGGCATAACAAGCAACAGACGGGATCCTCTTATAGCCATTGCAACATTGAATTCTTGCAGCTAG
- the LOC110802355 gene encoding cytochrome P450 736A117-like, whose product MSNVALQFLKNLCFHPLSLPFILFLFFLYKWLNKNPARSKKLPPSPRKLPVIGNLHQLGKFPHRSLNSLSKRYGEVMLIHLGSTPSFVVSSTSAVCDIMKTHDAIFSNRPKTRIASKIIYGGKDIVFSPYGEYWRQIRSICVLQIFSNKKVQSFWKVREEEVTLVIEMIKRSEQSPLNMSEIFMMYSSNVLCRTAYGKKYAGEVGTDFKQLLKEFVEVMAVFSMGDFIPWLGWIDRLSGLESRVDKVAKEFDEFLQHVVQEHLDNKIDKEEIEKDFVDILLDVQRENTASLSMDNIKAIVLDMFAAGSDTTFTLLEWAMTELLRHPRVMKELQDEVRGIVKEKTMVSEDDLEKLKYLKAVIKEVLRLHPPLPLLLFRYPSQDAEINGYDIAAGTQVIINAWAIQRDPKYWEEPEEFRPERFLNSSIDFKGQDFQLIPFGAGRRGCPGIPFASVTAELALANLVYSFDWKSANGAEDEASDVPENPGITINRRDPLMAVATSHSCSLKHPGHI is encoded by the exons ATGTCTAATGTTGCTCTTCAGTTCTTAAAGAATCTTTGTTTTCATCCCCTCTCCCTCCCGTTCATACTCTTCTTATTCTTCCTCTACAAATGGCTAAATAAAAATCCTGCTAGAAGCAAAAAACTGCCACCCTCCCCAAGAAAGTTGCCAGTTATAGGCAACCTTCACCAGCTTGGAAAATTCCCACACCGCTCGCTGAACTCCTTATCTAAACGATATGGAGAAGTGATGTTAATTCACCTCGGAAGCACTCCCTCCTTCGTGGTCTCGTCTACAAGTGCAGTTTGCGATATCATGAAGACACATGATGCCATCTTCTCCAATAGACCTAAAACACGGATCGCGAGCAAGATCATCTACGGCGGAAAAGACATAGTCTTTTCACCTTATGGAGAATATTGGAGGCAAATAAGGAGCATTTGTGTCCTACAGATTTTCAGTAACAAAAAGGTTCAGTCCTTCTGGAAAGTAAGAGAAGAAGAAGTCACTCTGGTGATTGAAATGATCAAGAGATCAGAACAGTCACCATTGAATATGAGTGAGATTTTCATGATGTATTCAAGCAATGTGTTGTGTAGGACAGCCTACGGAAAGAAGTATGCTGGAGAAGTGGGAACCGACTTTAAGCAACTTCTAAAGGAGTTTGTGGAAGTCATGGCGGTGTTCAGTATGGGAGATTTCATACCCTGGCTTGGTTGGATTGATCGACTTAGTGGTCTGGAAAGTCGGGTGGACAAAGTTGCTAAAGAGTTTGATGAATTCCTTCAACATGTAGTCCAAGAGCATCTCGATAATAAGATCGACAAAGAAGAGATTGAaaaagattttgtggatattTTGCTGGATGTTCAGAGGGAAAACACAGCTTCTCTTTCCATGGACAACATCAAAGCAATTGTACTG GATATGTTTGCTGCTGGGTCCGACACTACCTTTACACTATTAGAGTGGGCAATGACAGAGCTGCTGAGGCATCCCCGAGTTATGAAGGAACTGCAAGATGAAGTTAGGGGAATCgttaaagaaaaaacaatggTATCTGAAGATGATTTGGAAAAGTTGAAGTACTTGAAAGCAGTGATCAAAGAAGTACTTAGGCTACATCCTCCACTCCCATTGCTTCTGTTTCGGTATCCGTCCCAGGATGCCGAAATAAATGGGTATGACATTGCTGCAGGGACACAAGTAATCATCAACGCATGGGCGATACAGAGAGACCCAAAATATTGGGAAGAACCTGAGGAGTTCCGTCCAGAAAGGTTCCTGAACTCGTCAATAGACTTCAAGGGGCAGGATTTCCAATTGATTCCATTTGGAGCAGGAAGAAGAGGTTGCCCAGGGATACCTTTTGCTTCAGTCACTGCTGAGCTAGCATTAGCAAATCTTGTTTACTCGTTTGATTGGAAATCAGCCAATGGAGCTGAAGATGAGGCTTCTGATGTGCCTGAAAACCCGGGCATAACAATCAACAGACGAGATCCTCTAATGGCCGTTGCAACTTCGCATTCTTGTAGCTTGAAACATCCTGGACATATCTAA
- the LOC110802356 gene encoding cytochrome P450 736A117-like: MSSALQFLKNFGFHPLSLPFILFLIFLYKWLNKKPAKTRKLPPSPRKLPILGNLHQLGQFLNRSLYSLSKQYGEVMLIYIGNTPSIVISSASAAREVMKTHDVIFSNRPRSRIVNKIIYDGKDLAFSPYGEFWRQIRSICVLQLLSTKKVQSFRKVREEEVDLVVQMIKRSEHCPVNLSETFVMFSTNILCRTAFGKKYVGEVGTNFKQLLKDYVEVIGKFSMGDIIPWLGWIDRLSGLERRVDKVAREFDDFLQHVVQEHLDRKTEKEENDKDFVDILLDAQKENPAALQMDSIKAIVLDMFVAGSDTTYTVLEWAMTELLRHPQVMKQLQDEVRGVVREKTIVSEDDLETMKYLKAVIKEVLRLHPPLPLLLFRQTSQNVKINGYDIAARTHVIINAWAIQRDPVYWENPEEFRPERFLNCSVDFKGQDFQLIPFGAGRRGCPGITFFSVNAELVLANLVHLFDWKSANEAEDETSDVPENPGIVINRRDPLLVIATLHS, translated from the exons ATGTCTTCTGCTCTTCAGTTTCTAAAGAATTTTGGTTTTCATCCCTTATCCCTCCCATTCATACTCTTCTTAATCTTCCTCTACAAATGGCTAAACAAAAAGCCTGCTAAAACCAGAAAACTGCCACCTTCCCCAAGAAAGTTGCCAATCTTAGGCAACCTTCACCAGCTTGGCCAATTCCTAAACCGCTCACTCTATTCTTTGTCCAAGCAATATGGAGAAGTGATGTTGATTTACATCGGCAACACTCCCTCCATTGTCATCTCATCTGCAAGCGCAGCTCGTGAGGTCATGAAGACCCATGATGTTATCTTCTCCAATAGGCCTAGATCACGCATTGTAAACAAGATAATCTATGATGGAAAAGACTTAGCCTTTTCACCTTATGGGGAATTTTGGAGGCAGATAAGAAGCATTTGTGTCTTGCAGCTTTTGAGTACCAAAAAAGTTCAATCTTTCCGGAAAGTAAGAGAGGAAGAGGTCGATCTGGTGGTCCAAATGATCAAGAGATCAGAACATTGCCCAGTGAACTTAAGTGAGACTTTCGTGATGTTCTCAACCAATATCTTGTGTAGAACAGCCTTTGGAAAGAAGTATGTTGGAGAAGTAGGTACCAATTTCAAGCAACTTTTGAAGGATTATGTAGAGGTCATTGGGAAGTTTAGTATGGGAGATATTATACCCTGGCTTGGTTGGATTGATCGACTCAGTGGTCTGGAAAGACGAGTGGACAAAGTTGCCAGAGAGTTTGATGACTTTCTTCAACATGTAGTCCAAGAACATCTGGATCGTAAGACTGAAAAAGAAGAGAATGACAAGGATTTTGTGGATATTTTACTGGATGCTCAGAAGGAAAACCCAGCTGCTCTTCAAATGGACAGCATCAAAGCCATTGTATTG GATATGTTTGTTGCTGGGTCCGACACTACTTATACAGTACTAGAGTGGGCAATGACAGAGCTTTTGAGGCATCCCCAAGTTATGAAGCAACTGCAAGATGAAGTAAGGGGAGTCGTTAGAGAAAAAACAATAGTATCTGAAGATGATTTGGAAACGATGAAGTACTTGAAAGCAGTGATCAAAGAGGTACTTAGGCTACATCCTCCTCTCCCATTGCTACTATTTCGACAAACCTCACAGAACGTTAAAATAAATGGGTATGACATTGCTGCAAGGACACACGTAATCATCAATGCATGGGCAATACAGAGAGACCCGGTTTATTGGGAAAATCCTGAAGAATTCCGTCCAGAGAGGTTCCTCAACTGTTCAGTAGACTTTAAGGGGCAGGATTTCCAATTGATCCCCTTTGGAGCAGGAAGAAGAGGTTGCCCGGGGATAACCTTCTTTTCAGTCAATGCTGAGCTTGTATTAGCAAATCTTGTTCACTTGTTTGATTGGAAATCAGCCAATGAAGCAGAAGATGAGACTTCAGATGTGCCTGAAAACCCGGGCATAGTAATCAACAGAAGGGATCCTCTTCTGGTCATCGCAACTTTGCATTCTTAA
- the LOC110802374 gene encoding cytochrome P450 736A117: MFNVPQMLEKSLHSIYMHPLLSFLSSLFFIFFLYKWLFTNSLKFQNLPPSPPKLPILGHLHRLGIHPHRSLRSLSDRCGKLMMIYLGNRPTLIISSAEVAQEIMKTHDSVFSNRPKFSIYDKLLYNSRDVSASPYGEYWRQMKSICVLQLLSDRRVRSFRDIRNEETALLMQKIQKSNASVVNLSEMFVVLTNDVVCRVAFGRKYSENQESDIDFMEVLKEFVELLGVFNVGDFIPWLAWVNRFNGMDARLEKVAKRFDLLLEGILKEHSDRHNQTKNSNENENEAKDFVDVLLQVQKENSAGFSLERDSIKALILDAFAAGTDTTYTVLEWAMAELLRNPRVMEELQREVRGIARDNEHISEDGLENMKYLKAVIKETLRLHPPIPLLVPRESTQDLKIKGYDISAGTLVFVNVWAIQRDPVIWEEPEDFCPERFLHSSIDFKGNDFELIPFGGGRRICPGISFAIANNELVLANLMHKFNWTLPAGVKGETMDMSESTGLTIHRKTPLLAVATPHLY, from the exons atgtTTAATGTTCCACAAATGTTGGAGAAATCCCTGCACTCAATTTACATGCATCCCCTCCTATCcttcctctcctctctcttctTCATATTCTTCCTGTACAAATGGCTCTTTACCAATTCCTTAAAGTTTCAAAACTTACCGCCATCACCGCCAAAACTTCCAATTTTAGGACATCTTCACCGACTAGGCATACACCCTCATCGCTCTCTCCGATCTTTGTCTGATAGATGTGGTAAACTTATGATGATCTATTTGGGCAACAGACCTACACTTATAATCTCATCGGCAGAGGTAGCGCAAGAAATCATGAAAACCCATGATTCTGTATTCTCCAACAGGCCTAAGTTCAGCATATATGATAAGCTACTTTACAATAGCAGGGATGTTTCTGCGTCCCCTTATGGAGAATATTGGAGACAGATGAAGAGTATATGTGTGCTTCAGCTTTTGAGCGATAGAAGAGTTCGATCTTTTAGAGATATAAGAAATGAAGAAACAGCTCTGTTGATGCAAAAGATTCAGAAAAGTAATGCATCAGTTGTGAATCTCAGTGAAATGTTTGTCGTCTTGACAAATGATGTGGTATGCAGGGTGGCATTTGGAAGAAAATACAGCGAAAATCAGGAAAGTGACATTGATTTTATGGAGGTGTTAAAGGAGTTTGTGGAGTTACTTGGGGTATTTAATGTTGGGGATTTCATTCCCTGGTTGGCTTGGGTGAATAGATTCAATGGTATGGATGCAAGATTGGAAAAAGTTGCAAAAAGGTTTGACTTGCTACTGGAAGGAATACTTAAAGAGCACTCTGATCGAcataatcaaacaaaaaatagtAATGAGAATGAGAATGAAGCTAAGGATTTTGTAGACGTTTTACTTCAAGTTCAGAAGGAAAATTCAGCTGGTTTTTCTCTAGAAAGAGATAGCATCAAAGCTCTGATACTG GATGCGTTTGCAGCAGGAACTGATACAACTTATACTGTGCTAGAATGGGCAATGGCAGAACTCTTGAGGAATCCTAGAGTAATGGAAGAACTTCAAAGAGAGGTAAGAGGAATTGCTAGAGACAATGAACATATAAGTGAGGATGGTTTGGAGAATATGAAGTACTTGAAAGCAGTGATCAAGGAAACTCTACGGCTGCATCCACCAATTCCATTACTGGTGCCTCGAGAATCAACTCAAGATTTAAAGATAAAAGGTTATGACATTTCTGCTGGGACTCTTGTTTTTGTCAATGTTTGGGCAATCCAAAGAGATCCTGTTATTTGGGAAGAACCTGAGGATTTTTGTCCTGAGAGGTTCTTGCATTCTTCAATAGATTTTAAAGGGAATGACTTTGAGCTGATTCCATTTGGAGGTGGGAGAAGGATTTGTCCAGGAATATCATTTGCTATAGCTAATAACGAACTTGTGTTAGCAAATCTTATGCACAAGTTCAATTGGACGTTGCCTGCTGGAGTCAAAGGTGAAACGATGGACATGTCTGAAAGCACTGGTCTCACTATTCATAGAAAAACTCCACTTCTTGCTGTTGCCACTCCACATCTTTATTAG